A genomic region of Vitis vinifera cultivar Pinot Noir 40024 chromosome 7, ASM3070453v1 contains the following coding sequences:
- the LOC100261250 gene encoding LOB domain-containing protein 38, translated as MSCNGCRVLRKGCSESCILRPCLQWIESAESQGHATVFVAKFFGRAGLMSFISAVPENQRPALFRSLLYEACGRTVNPVNGAVGLLGTGNWHVCQAAMETVLRGGTLRAMPELLNGVSTPECDEASEAEVTCTDMFKLRDPNSSSRSKVPKRKRLEEASKVQCTDLDLRLTPGLTGKISSRGLGAMSYLPETRRPGTPSMNSEESVTTTCFETPHSPEGERKLLNLFL; from the exons ATGAGCTGCAACGGGTGCCGTGTGCTTCGGAAGGGGTGTAGCGAGTCGTGTATTCTACGCCCGTGTTTGCAGTGGATCGAGAGTGCTGAGTCCCAAGGCCACGCCACTGTGTTTGTGGCCAAGTTTTTTGGTCGTGCGGGACTGATGTCCTTCATCTCTGCTGTTCCTGAGAACCAGAGACCTg CTTTGTTTCGGTCACTTTTGTATGAGGCGTGTGGCCGGACCGTGAATCCGGTGAACGGGGCCGTGGGGCTACTGGGGACGGGGAACTGGCACGTGTGCCAGGCGGCGATGGAAACAGTCCTCCGAGGGGGTACTCTGCGGGCGATGCCGGAACTTCTTAACGGAGTTTCGACCCCGGAGTGCGACGAAGCCTCTGAGGCCGAGGTAACTTGTACGGACATGTTCAAGCTCAGAGATCCGAATTCGAGCTCACGATCGAAGGTGCCCAAACGGAAGCGCCTGGAAGAGGCATCCAAAGTGCAGTGTACGGATCTGGATCTCCGCTTAACTCCGGGTTTAACCGGTAAAATATCATCTCGAGGCTTGGGAGCGATGAGTTATCTTCCAGAAACTCGCCGGCCGGGAACTCCGTCGATGAATTCAGAAGAATCTGTGACGACCACGTGCTTCGAAACCCCTCATTCGCCAGAAGGAGAAAGAAAGCTTCTCAACT
- the LOC100250701 gene encoding uncharacterized protein LOC100250701 has translation MAPSTPRLVVPIDLKKAAWEQKLPFHNRWHPKIPPVAEVKAGEFFRVEMVDATGGGIKDDDSSLDVKHIDASTVHYLSGPIRVLDVDGVPAKPGDLLAVEICNLGPLPGDEWGYTATFDRENGGGFLTDHFPCATKAIWYFEGINAYSPHIPGVRFPGLTHPGIIGTAPSMELLNIWNERERQVEENGRQTLKLCEVLHSRPLANPPSTKGCHLGKIQQGTPEWERIAREAARTIPGRENGGNCDIKNLSRGSKIYLPVFVDGANLSTGDMHFSQGDGEVSFCGAIEMSGFLELKCEIIRGGMKEYLTPMGPTPLHVNPIFEIGPVEPRFSEWLVFEGISVDESGRQHFLDATVAYKRAVLNAIDYLSKFGYSKEQMYLLLSCCPCEGRISGIVDSPNAVATLAIPTAIFDQDIRPKTKVPVGPRLVRKPDVLRCTYDGNLPTTKNPAATM, from the exons ATGGCTCCTTCAACTCCAAGGTTAGTAGTGCCAATAGACCTGAAGAAGGCAGCATGGGAACAAAAGCTACCTTTTCACAACCGTTGGCATCCCAAAATACCACCAGTTGCAGAGGTTAAGGCTGGTGAATTTTTTAGAGTAGAAATGGTAGATGCGACTGGAGGTGGTATTAAGGATGATGATTCTTCACTAGATGTAAAACACATTGATGCCTCAACT GTTCATTATCTCAGTGGGCCTATCAGAGTTCTGGATGTGGATGGGGTTCCAGCGAAGCCAGGAGACCTGCTTGCAGTTGAAATATGCAACTTGGGCCCTCTGCCTGGTGATGAATGGGGTTACACAGCAACGTTTGATAGAGAAAACGGTGGCGGATTTTTGACTGACCATTTTCCTTGTGCAACCAAAGCTATTTGGTATTTTGAAGGAATAAATGCTTACTCTCCTCATATACCAG GAGTGAGATTTCCAGGTTTAACTCACCCTGGAATAATTGGAACTGCACCATCAATGGAACTTCTGAATATATGGAATGAGAGGGAGAGGCAAGTGGAAGAAAATGGTCGCCAGACTCTGAAACTATGTGAGGTTCTGCATTCAAGACCATTGGCAAATCCTCCATCAACTAAAGGCTGCCATCTTGGAAAG ATCCAACAGGGAACTCCTGAATGGGAAAGAATTGCTAGAGAGGCTGCAAGGACTATCCCAGGAAGGGAAAATGGAGGAAACTGTGACATCAAGAATCTCAGTAGAGGTTCAAAAATATACCTTCCAGTATTTGTAGATGGTGCAAATCTTAGTACAGGGGACATGCACTTCTCCCAGGGCGACGGCGAAGTTTCTTTCTGTGGGGCAATTGAGATGAGTGGTTTCCTAGAACTCAA ATGTGAAATCATAAGAGGCGGAATGAAAGAGTACCTTACACCAATGGGACCTACTCCCCTTCACGTAAACCCTATCTTCGAAATAGGGCCTGTTGAGCCCAGATTCTCAGAATGGCTGGTTTTTGAAGGGATCAGCGTTGATGAGAGTGGAAGACAGCACTTCCTTGACGCAACCGTCGCTTACAAGCGTGCAGTGCTCAATGCCATTGACTATCTCTCCAAATTTGGCTACTCCAAAGAACAG ATGTATCTACTGTTATCATGCTGCCCCTGTGAAGGAAGGATTTCAGGAATAGTGGACTCACCCAATGCTGTTGCAACCCTTGCAATTCCAACAGCCATCTTCGACCAG GATATTCGTCCAAAAACCAAAGTGCCAGTTGGGCCCCGGTTAGTGAGGAAACCCGATGTTCTAAGATGCACCTATGATGGAAATTTGCCCACCACAAAGAACCCAGCTGCCACAATGTAA
- the LOC100255878 gene encoding uncharacterized protein LOC100255878 isoform X1 produces the protein MANYGPRLVVPIDVKKKPWEQKLPLHNRWHPEIPPVDEVRCGEVFRVEMVDFSGGGITKDYSAEDIKYADPSIVHYLSGPIRVLDVDGVPAKPGDLLAVEICNLGPLPGDEWGYTATFDRENGGGFLTDHFPCATKAIWYFEGIYAYSPHIPGVRFPGLTHPGIVGTAPSMELLNIWNERERQVEENGLQTLKLCEVLHSRPLANLPSTKGCHLGKIQKGTPEWERIAREAARTIPGRENGGNCDIKNLSTGSKIYLPVFVDGANLSTGDMHFSQGDGEVSFCGAIEMSGFLELKCEIIRGGMKEYLTPMGPTPLHVNPIFEIGPVEPRFSEWLVFEGISVDESGRQHYLDASVAYKRAVLNAIDYLSKFGYSKEQMYLLLSCCPCEGRISGIVDSPNAVATLAIPTAIFDQDIRPKTKVPVGPRLVRKPDVLRCTYDGNLPTTKNPAATM, from the exons ATGGCAAATTATGGTCCGAGGCTGGTGGTGCCCATAGACGTGAAGAAAAAGCCATGGGAGCAGAAACTTCCGCTGCATAACCGGTGGCACCCGGAGATACCGCCGGTGGATGAGGTTAGATGTGGAGAGGTTTTCAGAGTTGAGATGGTGGACTTCAGTGGGGGCGGTATTACAAAGGACTATTCTGCAGAAGATATCAAATATGCTGATCCCTCTATT GTTCATTATCTCAGTGGGCCTATCAGAGTTCTGGATGTGGATGGAGTTCCGGCCAAGCCAGGAGACCTGCTTGCAGTCGAAATATGCAACTTGGGTCCTCTGCCTGGTGATGAATGGGGTTACACGGCAACGTTTGATAGAGAAAACGGTGGCGGTTTTTTGACCGACCATTTTCCTTGTGCAACCAAAGCTATTTGGTATTTCGAAGGAATATATGCCTACTCTCCCCACATACCAG GAGTGAGATTTCCAGGCTTAACTCACCCTGGAATAGTTGGAACTGCACCATCAATGGAACTTCTGAATATatggaatgagagagagagacaagTAGAAGAAAATGGTCTCCAGACTCTGAAACTATGCGAGGTTCTGCATTCCCGGCCATTGGCAAATCTTCCATCAACCAAAGGCTGCCATCTTGGAAAG ATCCAAAAGGGAACTCCTGAATGGGAAAGAATTGCTAGAGAGGCTGCAAGGACTATCCCAGGAAGGGAAAATGGAGGAAACTGTGACATCAAGAATCTCAGTACAGGTTCAAAAATATACCTTCCAGTATTTGTAGATGGAGCAAATCTTAGTACAGGGGACATGCACTTCTCCCAGGGAGACGGCGAAGTTTCTTTCTGTGGGGCAATTGAGATGAGTGGTTTCCTGGAACTCAA aTGTGAAATCATAAGAGGCGGAATGAAAGAGTACCTTACACCAATGGGACCCACTCCCCTTCATGTAAACCCTATCTTCGAAATAGGGCCTGTTGAACCCAGATTCTCAGAATGGCTGGTTTTTGAAGGCATCAGTGTTGATGAGAGTGGAAGACAGCACTACCTTGATGCAAGTGTTGCTTACAAGCGTGCAGTGCTCAATGCCATTGACTATCTCTCCAAATTTGGCTACTCCAAAGAACAG ATGTATCTACTGTTATCATGCTGTCCCTGTGAAGGAAGGATTTCAGGAATAGTGGACTCACCCAATGCTGTTGCAACCCTTGCAATCCCAACAGCCATCTTTGACCAG GATATTCGTCCAAAAACCAAAGTGCCAGTTGGACCCCGGTTAGTGAGGAAACCAGATGTTCTGAGATGCACCTATGATGGAAATTTGCCCACCACAAAGAACCCAGCTGCCACAATGTAA
- the LOC100255878 gene encoding uncharacterized protein LOC100255878 isoform X2, which produces MAPSTPRLVVPIDLKKKPWEQKLPLHNRWHPQIPPVEEIKAGEIFRVEMVDWTGGIIRDDDSALDVKFIDLSTVHYLSGPIRVLDVDGVPAKPGDLLAVEICNLGPLPGDEWGYTATFDRENGGGFLTDHFPCATKAIWYFEGIYAYSPHIPGVRFPGLTHPGIVGTAPSMELLNIWNERERQVEENGLQTLKLCEVLHSRPLANLPSTKGCHLGKIQKGTPEWERIAREAARTIPGRENGGNCDIKNLSTGSKIYLPVFVDGANLSTGDMHFSQGDGEVSFCGAIEMSGFLELKCEIIRGGMKEYLTPMGPTPLHVNPIFEIGPVEPRFSEWLVFEGISVDESGRQHYLDASVAYKRAVLNAIDYLSKFGYSKEQMYLLLSCCPCEGRISGIVDSPNAVATLAIPTAIFDQDIRPKTKVPVGPRLVRKPDVLRCTYDGNLPTTKNPAATM; this is translated from the exons ATGGCTCCTTCAACTCCAAGGTTAGTAGTGCCAATTGACCTGAAGAAGAAGCCATGGGAGCAGAAGCTACCTCTCCACAACCGTTGGCACCCCCAAATTCCACCAGTTGAGGAAATTAAGGCTGGCGAGATCTTTAGAGTAGAGATGGTAGACTGGACTGGAGGTATTATTAGGGATGATGATTCTGCATTAGATGTAAAATTCATTGACCTCTCAACT GTTCATTATCTCAGTGGGCCTATCAGAGTTCTGGATGTGGATGGAGTTCCGGCCAAGCCAGGAGACCTGCTTGCAGTCGAAATATGCAACTTGGGTCCTCTGCCTGGTGATGAATGGGGTTACACGGCAACGTTTGATAGAGAAAACGGTGGCGGTTTTTTGACCGACCATTTTCCTTGTGCAACCAAAGCTATTTGGTATTTCGAAGGAATATATGCCTACTCTCCCCACATACCAG GAGTGAGATTTCCAGGCTTAACTCACCCTGGAATAGTTGGAACTGCACCATCAATGGAACTTCTGAATATatggaatgagagagagagacaagTAGAAGAAAATGGTCTCCAGACTCTGAAACTATGCGAGGTTCTGCATTCCCGGCCATTGGCAAATCTTCCATCAACCAAAGGCTGCCATCTTGGAAAG ATCCAAAAGGGAACTCCTGAATGGGAAAGAATTGCTAGAGAGGCTGCAAGGACTATCCCAGGAAGGGAAAATGGAGGAAACTGTGACATCAAGAATCTCAGTACAGGTTCAAAAATATACCTTCCAGTATTTGTAGATGGAGCAAATCTTAGTACAGGGGACATGCACTTCTCCCAGGGAGACGGCGAAGTTTCTTTCTGTGGGGCAATTGAGATGAGTGGTTTCCTGGAACTCAA aTGTGAAATCATAAGAGGCGGAATGAAAGAGTACCTTACACCAATGGGACCCACTCCCCTTCATGTAAACCCTATCTTCGAAATAGGGCCTGTTGAACCCAGATTCTCAGAATGGCTGGTTTTTGAAGGCATCAGTGTTGATGAGAGTGGAAGACAGCACTACCTTGATGCAAGTGTTGCTTACAAGCGTGCAGTGCTCAATGCCATTGACTATCTCTCCAAATTTGGCTACTCCAAAGAACAG ATGTATCTACTGTTATCATGCTGTCCCTGTGAAGGAAGGATTTCAGGAATAGTGGACTCACCCAATGCTGTTGCAACCCTTGCAATCCCAACAGCCATCTTTGACCAG GATATTCGTCCAAAAACCAAAGTGCCAGTTGGACCCCGGTTAGTGAGGAAACCAGATGTTCTGAGATGCACCTATGATGGAAATTTGCCCACCACAAAGAACCCAGCTGCCACAATGTAA